Proteins from one Impatiens glandulifera chromosome 2, dImpGla2.1, whole genome shotgun sequence genomic window:
- the LOC124926636 gene encoding WRKY transcription factor 6-like — translation MDRTINRRPPGFKFPVNLNGDSEEGGDNDVYVREERREMNFFTDNRQQQGDDDPDSRRQRVSPDDRMKFNVNTRLHLLTGNTSSESMVDDDISANSEDRRAKNELAVVQAELERMKMENNRLQEMLDQLTASYNSLREIHFITLMQQQQQQGQKPEQIDTGESDGDNKLGTVRQFLDLGQATAADDDNSPPPSSSSDGRGERSRLTVHNAETTYDRDSPEENVSSQGWGPNKSPRLNSNTATSSKGASDHQAVEATMRKARVSVRARSEAPTIADGCQWRKYGQKMAKGNPCPRAYYRCTMAAGCPVRKQVQRCAEDRTILITTYEGNHNHPLPPAAMTMASTTSSAARMLLSGSMPSADGISNNNFFSRTLLPCSSSMATISASAPFPTITLDLTQNPNSLQQFQKPPQPIQFQLPFPNQTSNFGATNGMPLNLSQILGQTLYNQSKFSGLQMSHDMTSPVGHQLPTQPLLQPSLADTVTALTADPNFTNALVAAISSIIGNATPNSSGNTSSAAGAGANVTGNDNNGPPPI, via the exons ATGGACCGCACAATCAACCGTCGTCCACCGGGATTCAAGTTTCCGGTCAACCTCAACGGCGACAGTGAAGAAGGAGGAGATAATGACGTCTACGTTCGCGAGGAGAGGAGAGAAATGAATTTCTTCACTGATAATAGACAACAGCAAGGAGACGATGATCCAGACAGCCGACGACAACGAGTTTCTCCTGATGATAGAATGAAATTCAATGTCAAT ACTAGATTGCACCTTTTAACTGGAAATACGAGTAGCGAATCGATGGTTGACGATGATATTTCAGCTAATTCTGAAGATAGAAGAGCAAAAAACGAG TTGGCAGTCGTACAGGCGGAGTTAGAGCGgatgaaaatggagaataaCCGTCTGCAAGAGATGCTGGATCAGCTAACCGCCAGTTACAATTCACTTCGTGAGATTCATTTCATCACGCTTATGCAGCAACAACAGCAGCAGGGCCAAAAGCCGGAACAAATCGATACCGGTGAAAGCGACGGCGATAATAAACTCGGCACTGTTCGACAGTTTCTGGATCTTGGACAGGCTACGGCAGCAGATGACGATAACTCTCCCCCACCGTCCTCTTCTTCTGATGGGAGAGGTGAGCGATCGAGATTGACAGTTCATAATGCGGAGACGACGTACGATCGCGATAGTCCTGAAGAGAACGTGTCCAGTCAGGGTTGGGGCCCGAACAAGAGTCCCAGATTGAATAGTAATACCGCAACTTCTTCCAAGGGTGCTTCTGATCATCAAGCCGTCGAGGCCACCATGAGAAAAGCTCGAGTTTCTGTTCGAGCCCGATCAGAAGCCCCCACG ATTGCAGACGGATGTCAATGGAGGAAATATGGACAAAAGATGGCTAAAGGAAACCCATGTCCTCGAGCTTATTACAGGTGCACTATGGCCGCCGGTTGCCCGGTCAGGAAACAG GTACAAAGATGTGCAGAAGATAGAACGATTCTGATAACAACATACGAAGGTAACCATAACCACCCTTTGCCTCCTGCAGCCATGACAATGGCATCGACCACCTCTTCAGCTGCCCGAATGCTTCTGTCTGGATCAATGCCTAGCGCAGATGGAATATCAAACAACAACTTCTTTTCAAGAACACTCCTCCCATGTTCATCAAGCATGGCTACAATCTCAGCCTCCGCCCCTTTTCCAACCATCACTTTAGACCTGACCCAAAACCCAAATTCATTGCAACAATTCCAGAAACCCCCACAACCTATCCAATTCCAACTCCCTTTCCCAAATCAAACTTCAAATTTCGGAGCAACAAATGGGATGCCTCTTAATTTGTCGCAGATTTTGGGACAGACACTTTATAATCAATCCAAGTTCTCCGGCCTACAGATGTCTCATGATATGACATCGCCCGTCGGTCACCAACTTCCAACTCAGCCGCTGCTTCAACCCTCTTTGGCCGATACTGTCACTGCCTTGACCGCTGACCCCAATTTCACTAATGCTCTTGTTGCGGCCATAAGTTCAATCATTGGGAATGCTACTCCAAATAGCTCCGGAAACACTAGTAGTGCCGCCGGCGCCGGCGCCAATGTCACAGGTAACGACAATAATGGCCCTCCTCCGATCTGA
- the LOC124927352 gene encoding mitogen-activated protein kinase kinase kinase 17-like has translation MDWSRGTIIGRGSYAVVSSATSDSGDIFAVKSADLSLSHSLQKEQRILSVLSHPYIVGYIGHDITMENHELVYNLLMELLPGGSLADEILRRGRLEESVIGYYTRQILEGLNYIHSIGISHCDIKGENILIGEDGVKISDFGCAKLGQEEVDQPIAGTPMFMAPETACGKEQGFPSDIWALGCTIIEMATGRPPWLNMTDPVSVLYKIAFSGELPVIPDYLSCKARDFVSKCLSRDPKERWTATELLRHPFMDVEFGKVSVNVKLPWNSPTSILDEGVWSGTVEEEEEVSENLAGECSSSPADRIRRLCLFSRQPPPPPDWRREESWFIIRDHNST, from the coding sequence ATGGACTGGTCAAGAGGCACCATCATAGGCCGTGGATCATACGCCGTCGTTTCATCTGCCACCTCCGATTCCGGTGACATCTTCGCCGTCAAATCCGCCgacctttctctctctcactCCTTACAGAAAGAACAGAGGATCTTATCTGTTTTAAGCCATCCCTACATAGTCGGCTACATTGGGCATGACATTACCATGGAAAATCACGAGcttgtttataatttactcatgGAGCTCCTTCCCGGCGGTTCTTTGGCCGATGAAATTCTCCGGCGAGGTCGATTGGAAGAGTCGGTAATCGGTTACTACACCCGCCAAATTTTAGAAGGGTTGAATTACATACATTCGATTGGAATATCACATTGTGATATCAAGGGAGAGAATATTCTGATCGGAGAAGATGGTGTTAAAATATCTGATTTCGGTTGTGCTAAATTGGGTCAGGAGGAGGTTGATCAACCGATCGCCGGCACGCCTATGTTCATGGCGCCGGAGACTGCTTGTGGGAAGGAACAGGGGTTTCCGTCTGATATATGGGCTTTGGGTTGTACGATAATCGAGATGGCTACCGGACGACCGCCGTGGCTAAACATGACAGACCCAGTTTCTGTTCTTTACAAGATCGCGTTTTCCGGCGAGTTACCGGTGATTCCGGACTACCTTTCTTGTAAAGCTAGGGACTTTGTGAGTAAGTGTTTGAGTAGAGATCCAAAAGAACGGTGGACGGCGACGGAGCTTCTCAGACACCCATTTATGGATGTGGAATTTGGAAAGGTTAGTGTTAATGTTAAATTGCCTTGGAATTCTCCGACGAGTATATTAGATGAAGGGGTTTGGAGTGGGACagtggaagaagaagaagaagtatcGGAAAATCTTGCCGGGGAGTGTTCGAGTTCACCGGCGGACAGAATCCGGCGGCTTTGTTTGTTTTCAAGacaaccaccaccaccaccagaTTGGAGACGTGAAGAGAGTTGGTTCATTATTAGAGATCATAATAGCACATGA
- the LOC124926056 gene encoding DNA repair protein RAD16, with protein sequence MKLRPRLPRSSSSTTGNERRENIDVDEDDTRGTSDSDFVGNNGEGNDERVLIDLNSLPEDDPEVICLEISDSDSDSDVVVYKPKKKSGLKKRKEFPVPREEVLIPEMVEIIDEEQVHEPVKKNTKRKRKCKKVSSDTTLMWEVWEEELDKWAEESMAQAVDLIDQNEMVSETVDTPLELVMPLLRYQKEWLAWALKQEDSAARGGILADEMGMGKTVQAIALVLAKRKIQRENFEATASLPSSSSSNELPEMKATLVICPLVAVTQWVSEIDRFTLKGSNKILIYHGANREKSIQQFSDFDFVITTYSIIESEYRKNVMPPKLKCLWCGRLLHQQKMSIHLRYFCGPYAKKTANQAKQEKKVSESSDVQTSKSGGKNKGRFKMNHMSINTEKELENESDTEDIKSKKSILHSVKWNRVILDEAHYIKDRRSNTTRAVLALNSSFRWALSGTPLQNRVGELYSLVRFIQIVPYSYYFCKDCDCKTLDYSATDCPNCPHKSVRHFCWWNKYIAKPIQSYGNLDEGRKAMIILRHKVLKSIVLRRTKKGRAADLALPPRIVSLRKDSLDIKEDDYYSSLYNESQAQFNTYISAGTLMNNYAHIFDLLTRLRQAVDHPYLVVYSSTSMERIGNIQAANAGRLCYLCADTVEDPVVTSCAHIFCKSCLIGYSTNLEQVSCPTCSKPLTVDFTATTHTDQTPVTNVKGFRSSSILNRIRLDDFQTSTKIDALREEIRFMVERDGSAKGIVFSQFTSFLDLIHYALQKSGIMCVQLVGSMSMSARDAAISKFTHDPDCRIFLMSLKAGGVALNLTIASHVFLMDPWWNPAVERQAQDRIHRIGQYKPIRVVRFVIENTIEERILKLQEKKELVFEGTVGGSSDALGKLTEEDLKFLFIT encoded by the exons ATGAAGCTTCGGCCGCGTCTTCCTAGGTCGTCGTCGTCGACAACAG GGAATGAAAGACGAGAAAACATCGATGTAGACGAGGATGATACCAGGGGCACTTCTGATTCAGATTTCGTTGGTAACAACGGGGAAG GTAATGATGAACGTGTGCTTATAGACTTAAATTCTCTGCCTGAGGATGACCCAGAAGTTATATGTTTAGAAATCAGTGATAGTGATTCTGATTCTGATGTTGTTGTGTACAAGCCGAAAAAGAAGTCTGGTTTGAAGAAGAGAAAGGAGTTTCCTGTACCAAGAGAAGAGGTGTTGATTCCTGAGATGGTTGAAATTATTGATGAAGAACAAGTCCATGAACCCGTTAAGAAGAATACTAAAAGAAAGAGGAAATGCAAGAAGGTTTCTTCAGATACAACCTTAATGTGGGAAGTTTGGGAAGAAGAACTTGACAAATGGGCTGAAGAGAGTATGGCTCAAGCTGttgatttgattgatcaaaatgAGATGGTTTCTGAAACTGTCGACACACCCTTGGAGTTGGTTATGCCTCTGCTGAGGTACCAGAAAGAATGGCTGGCTTGGGCTCTTAAGCAAGAGGACTCTGCAGCAAGAGGGGGAATCCTTGCAGACGAAATGGGTATGGGGAAGACTGTTCAAGCAATAGCCCTTGTCCTTGCAAAACGGAAAATCcaaagagaaaattttgaagcAACTGCATCATTACCTTCATCCAGCTCATCTAATGAATTGCCAGAAATGAAGGCAACCCTTGTTATTTGTCCCTTGGTTGCTGTCACCCAATGGGTTAGCGAAATTGACCGTTTCACTTTGAAGGGCAGTAATAAGATTCTTATCTATCACGGGGCTAACAGAGAGAAGAGCATTCAACAATTTTCTGATTTTGACTTCGTCATAACCACGTACTCCATTATTGAGTCCGAGTATAGGAAAAATGTGATGCCACCTAAACTTAAGTGTTTGTGGTGTGGGAGGTTATTGCATCAACAGAAAATGTCTATTCACTTGAGATATTTCTGTGGGCCTTATGCTAAAAAAACTGCAAACCAAGCTAAACAAGAAAAGAAGGTATCTGAATCCAGCGATGTCCAAACAAGTAAATCTGGTGGAAAAAACAAAGGTCGTTTCAAGATGAACCATATGTCAATCAACACGGAGAAAGAACTGGAAAATGAATCTGATACGGAAGATATAAAATCAAAGAAGTCCATTCTCCATTCTGTAAAATGGAACCGCGTTATTCTGGATGAG GCCCATTATATTAAAGATAGGCGCAGCAACACTACAAGAGCTGTTCTGGCATTAAACTCTTCATTTAGATGGGCTTTAAGTGGCACTCCTCTTCAGAATCGTGTGGGAGAGCTTTACTCTTTG GTACGATTTATACAGATAGTTCCATACTCCTATTACTTCTGTAAAGACTGTGACTGTAAAACACTTGATTACAG tgCAACTGACTGTCCAAACTGCCCCCATAAATCTGTAAGGCACTTTTGCTGGTGGAATAAA TATATTGCTAAACCTATACAATCTTATGGGAATTTGGATGAGGGGAGAAAAGCCATGATAATTTTAAGGCATAAAGTACTGAAAAGCATAGTACTAAGACGAACCAAGAAGGGAAGAGCAGCAGATCTGGCACTTCCTCCTAGGATC GTTTCATTGAGGAAAGATTCACTAGATATCAAAGAAGACGACTATTATTCATCATTATACAATGAAAGTCAGGCACAATTTAATAC GTATATTAGTGCTGGGACTTTGATGAATAACTATGCTCATATATTTGATCTCCTGACAAGACTGCGCCAG GCGGTTGATCACCCTTACCTTGTGGTATATTCAAGTACATCGATGGAAAGGATTGGAAACATTCAGGCTGCTAATGCTGGGCGATTGTGTTACTTATGTGCTGATACTGTTGAAGATCCTGTA GTAACCTCATGTGCACACATCTTCTGCAAGTCATGTTTGATCGGTTATTCTACTAACCTTGAACAAGTCTCATGCCCTACATGTTCCAAACCGCTTACTGTTGACTTCACCGCAACTACTCATACAGACCAAACTCCAGTAACAAATGTGAAAGGATTCAGATCCTCTAGTATTCTAAACAGAATCCGGCTAGATGATTTCCAGACCAGCACAAAAATTGATGCACTG AGAGAAGAAATCAGATTCATGGTTGAAAGAGATGGTTCTGCCAAAGGAATTGTTTTCAGCCAATTCACTTCGTTCCTGGATCTGATACATTATGCCCTCCAAAAG TCTGGAATAATGTGTGTCCAGCTAGTTGGCTCCATGTCTATGAGTGCTCGAGATGCTGCAATTTCAAAGTTTACCCATGATCCAGACTGTCGAATTTTTCTTATGAGCTTAAAAGCTGGAGGTGTGGCTCTCAATCTCACAATTGCATCACAT GTTTTCTTGATGGACCCTTGGTGGAACCCAGCAGTGGAGAGACAAGCACAGGACAGGATTCATCGAATCGGGCAATATAAACCCATCAG GGTGGTGAGGTTTGTGATTGAGAACACAATTGAGGAGAGGATTCTTAAGTTGCAGGAGAAGAAGGAGCTTGTATTTGAAGG GACTGTTGGTGGTTCATCGGACGCTCTTGGAAAATTAACAGAAGAAGACCTTAAGTTCTTATTCATCACTTAA
- the LOC124927944 gene encoding arogenate dehydratase/prephenate dehydratase 1, chloroplastic-like codes for MALEIPFKIPNVFPYLGMTDSRSKCYESVSKQGKLVARFKWGHNYCLSAHRQVRSVESENSSNVAAQLWHVIDQRGNNGVGNLQENLSSLPRSSSVTDISSVDGRKVRVSYKGSPGVFDEDAALKAYPQCETIPCDEFEDIFKAVELGQVDKAVLPVENTSVGSIHGNYDLLLCHRLYIVGEIQLPINLCLLALPGVSLGQLRCVLSHPQALSTSDIMLRKLGVIEEEVQHTAAAAELVASKGLRDAAAIASVRAAEIYGLEVLANGIQNDSNNITRYLLLARDPIIPRINSLYKTSIVFSLKEGPAMLFKALGVFALRGINLTKIEIRPQRKKPLEVVDYYHRGSSKYFNYLFYIDFEASMLEHCAQNALGQLQEIVSFFRVLGCYPLYSGSQNDGPSGWNSC; via the exons ATGGCTTTAGAGATACCCTTTAAGATTCCTAATGTTTTTCCTTATCTGGGTATGACAGATTCTCGTTCTAAGTGCTATGAATCAGTATCTAAGCAGGGGAAATTGGTAGCCCGTTTTAAATGGGGTCATAATTACTGTTTATCAGCTCATAGGCAAGTAAGGTCTGTTGAATCTGAAAATTCATCCAATGTTGCTGCTCAATTATGGCATGTGATTGATCAGAGAGGCAACAACGGTGTAGGAAATTTACAGGAGAACTTGAGCTCTCTTCCAA GGTCCTCATCGGTGACAGATATTTCTTCGGTTGATGGTAGGAAGGTCCGCGTCTCTTACAAG GGGTCACCTGGTGTATTTGATGAAGATGCTGCTCTCAAAGCTTACCCTCAATGTGAAACAATTCCTTGTGATGAGTTTGAAGATATATTCAAG GCTGTTGAACTTGGGCAAGTTGATAAAGCCGTTCTTCCAGTTGAAAACACTTCAGTCGGAAGTATCCATGGGAACTATGATTTACTCCTTTGCCACAGGCTGTACATAGTGGGTGAGATTCAGTTGCCCATCAATTTATGCCTTTTAGCACTACCAGGTGTTAGCTTGGGGCAGCTAAGATGTGTTCTGAGCCATCCACAG GCACTTAGCACAAGTGATATTATGCTGAGGAAATTGGGTGTTATAGAGGAAGAAGTTCAGCATACAGCTGCTGCTGCAGAG CTTGTGGCCTCAAAAGGACTAAGAGATGCAGCTGCTATTGCAAGTGTTAGAGCTGCAGAAATCTATGGTCTTGAAGTTCTTGCTAATGGCATTCAG AATGATTCTAACAACATTACTCGCTACTTGCTGCTGGCAAGAGATCCCATCATTCCAAGAATAAATAGTCTCTATAAA ACAAGTATCGTATTTTCCTTGAAGGAAGGACCTGCAATGTTGTTCAAAGCCCTGGGAGTGTTTGCGCTAAGGGGCATTAATCTGACAAAG ATTGAAATCAGGCCACAGAGAAAGAAGCCATTGGAGGTAGTTGACTACTACCATAGAGGGAGTTCCAA GTACTTCAATTATCTTTTCTACATTGATTTTGAGGCCTCTATGTTAGAACACTGTGCGCAGAATGCTTTGGGACAATTACAG GAAATTGTTTCATTCTTTAGAGTCCTCGGCTGCTATCCCTTGTACTCTGGTTCCCAGAATGACGGCCCTTCCGGATGGAATTCATGTTAG